In Afipia sp. GAS231, a single window of DNA contains:
- a CDS encoding DnaJ domain-containing protein, with protein sequence MPTLIAGVVAVVVLYSLLQMFRAANPVVLARVIKIVGGVVALAVAAFTGLRGELAVAIPLGIFGAGLLGWSPFGPGGFSSIGGIFGGGTQRSAGQGSRVRSQFLDMSLDHDSGELSGRIVDGPNAGRALDEFDLEGLVAMMPGFDAESVALLESYLDRRFPAWRQNAQGDAAGGQRRAASGGKMTDEEAYQILGLQPGAGRDDIGRAHRALMKKLHPDQGGSTYLAARVNEAKDTLLRTHLS encoded by the coding sequence ATGCCAACCCTGATTGCCGGCGTCGTCGCCGTTGTCGTTCTCTACTCGCTGCTGCAGATGTTTCGTGCGGCCAACCCGGTCGTGCTTGCGCGCGTCATCAAGATCGTCGGCGGGGTCGTGGCGCTGGCGGTCGCGGCCTTCACGGGTTTGCGGGGCGAACTGGCGGTGGCGATCCCGTTGGGTATTTTCGGCGCCGGGCTGCTTGGCTGGTCGCCGTTCGGTCCCGGCGGCTTCAGCAGTATCGGCGGGATATTCGGCGGCGGAACGCAGCGCTCGGCGGGGCAGGGCTCGCGTGTGCGCTCGCAGTTTCTCGACATGAGCCTCGATCACGACAGCGGCGAGCTGTCGGGCCGGATCGTGGACGGGCCGAATGCCGGCCGCGCGCTCGACGAGTTCGACCTCGAAGGCCTGGTCGCGATGATGCCGGGCTTCGACGCCGAGAGCGTGGCCCTACTTGAAAGCTATCTTGACCGCCGGTTTCCCGCCTGGCGTCAGAACGCGCAGGGCGACGCGGCAGGGGGGCAGCGCCGCGCGGCGTCGGGCGGCAAAATGACGGACGAGGAGGCTTACCAGATCCTTGGCCTGCAGCCGGGGGCGGGGCGTGACGACATCGGCCGGGCGCATCGCGCCCTGATGAAGAAACTGCATCCCGACCAGGGGGGCTCTACGTACCTCGCCGCCCGTGTAAACGAGGCCAAGGATACTCTGCTTCGCACGCATCTCAGCTAA
- a CDS encoding DUF302 domain-containing protein, producing MAVDGLTTLRSNHGPKDTMNRLEAAVTARGMTIFARIDHAAGAVGAGLSLRPTELLMFGNAKAGTPLMQAAQSIGIDLPLKALVWQDASGDTWISCNDPSWLARRHGVDGEPQVGMMAAAVDAVMREAVAAP from the coding sequence ATGGCGGTAGACGGACTGACGACCCTTCGGAGCAACCACGGGCCGAAAGACACCATGAACCGGCTGGAAGCCGCGGTGACGGCGCGCGGCATGACGATCTTTGCCCGGATCGACCACGCCGCCGGCGCGGTTGGCGCCGGACTTTCACTGCGGCCGACCGAGCTTTTGATGTTCGGCAACGCCAAAGCGGGCACGCCTCTGATGCAGGCGGCCCAGAGCATCGGCATCGACCTGCCGCTGAAGGCCCTGGTCTGGCAGGATGCGTCCGGCGACACCTGGATTTCCTGCAACGATCCTTCCTGGCTCGCCAGACGCCATGGAGTGGACGGTGAACCGCAGGTCGGCATGATGGCCGCGGCCGTCGATGCGGTCATGCGCGAAGCCGTTGCCGCGCCTTAA
- a CDS encoding GNAT family N-acetyltransferase, whose product MQFAISNLRERPEFFPEVADRIWDFTWKSKGVPLEQVSTGLRQIISNETFPFAIVAHDGDRYVGSALGIASDLDERPDYTPWVAAVWVEPQYRKQNVGRALVSSAEDTLRRTFRRVYLCARPERHGFYAQQGWQPIEHDVGEKRLTVFIKE is encoded by the coding sequence ATGCAGTTTGCGATCTCGAATCTCCGGGAGCGTCCCGAATTCTTCCCGGAAGTAGCGGATCGCATCTGGGACTTTACGTGGAAGTCAAAAGGGGTGCCGCTCGAACAGGTATCGACGGGCCTGCGTCAAATCATTTCGAATGAGACTTTTCCGTTTGCGATCGTTGCCCATGACGGTGATCGCTATGTCGGATCAGCGTTAGGTATCGCCTCCGACCTGGATGAGCGTCCCGACTACACGCCGTGGGTTGCGGCGGTCTGGGTCGAACCTCAATACCGCAAGCAAAACGTTGGACGAGCGCTGGTCTCAAGCGCGGAGGACACCCTGCGTCGTACCTTCCGGCGAGTCTATCTGTGCGCACGCCCCGAACGGCACGGCTTTTATGCGCAACAGGGATGGCAACCGATCGAGCACGACGTCGGTGAAAAGCGGCTGACCGTATTTATCAAGGAATAG
- a CDS encoding alpha/beta fold hydrolase: MKRGITVLLSLTVLLTLAYFTASKWAIRHETVSFYDPARDNRLVAVDIAVRWDKEMQADAGMITLPVTIINHGNTVKHTEYSFLANIFAARGYLVISPQHDLPTDPPMVTRVGEIYVGRLPQIQRGVANIHFAISEMKKIQPNADYSRVTMVGHSMGGDITMYFAKQYPDEIKKVVTLDNLRVPFLTEGKFKILSFRSHDTEFKPDPGVVPDADECEKAGITVVNTRFQHNDMRDTGPDAAKSSIQTMLDKFLEDTDSSSLRPVPTNVPDPLTVNPGPVPLASNPTPANKPIAN; encoded by the coding sequence ATGAAACGTGGAATTACCGTTCTGCTTTCACTCACCGTGCTGCTCACGCTCGCATACTTTACCGCGAGCAAGTGGGCTATCCGGCACGAGACGGTTTCGTTCTATGACCCGGCGCGTGACAACCGGCTGGTGGCGGTCGATATCGCCGTCCGCTGGGACAAGGAAATGCAGGCCGATGCCGGCATGATCACCTTGCCGGTGACGATCATCAACCACGGCAATACGGTCAAGCACACCGAGTATTCGTTCCTGGCCAACATCTTCGCGGCGCGCGGCTATCTCGTGATCAGCCCCCAGCATGACCTGCCGACCGATCCGCCGATGGTGACCAGGGTCGGTGAAATCTATGTCGGCCGGCTGCCGCAGATTCAGCGCGGCGTCGCCAATATCCATTTCGCCATCTCGGAAATGAAGAAGATCCAGCCCAACGCCGACTACAGCCGGGTGACCATGGTCGGACATTCGATGGGCGGCGATATCACGATGTATTTCGCCAAGCAGTATCCCGACGAAATCAAGAAGGTGGTGACGCTGGATAATCTCCGCGTGCCGTTCCTGACCGAGGGCAAATTCAAGATCCTGTCGTTCCGCTCGCACGATACCGAGTTCAAGCCGGACCCCGGCGTCGTTCCCGATGCGGATGAGTGCGAGAAGGCCGGCATTACGGTCGTCAACACCCGCTTCCAGCACAACGACATGCGCGACACCGGACCGGATGCGGCCAAGAGCTCGATCCAGACCATGCTCGACAAGTTCCTGGAAGATACCGACTCAAGTTCGTTGAGGCCGGTGCCGACCAACGTGCCAGACCCGCTGACCGTCAACCCGGGGCCGGTGCCGCTGGCGAGCAATCCGACGCCGGCCAACAAGCCGATCGCCAACTAA
- a CDS encoding helix-turn-helix transcriptional regulator, producing MTDVLTNSRQGELSRQGELGDFLRSRRDRLTPKAVGLPDGRRRRTPGLRREEVADLAGIGVDWYIRLEQGRSVSPSAATINALARALRLSKAEHRHLKELTETTDRRAFVRETVPPAVRRTVERLNLPAYITGRRWDVLAWNEAADEIFGFSQIADADRNSLITVLTKPASRRLFGTSWTDVARRMVAQFRATHDLWAGDPAFRDLLARLRDGCPEFAGWWETHDVSGVAAGHKSISHPKKGRLKLEYVSFQANDDPALKLVIYTPV from the coding sequence ATGACCGACGTGCTGACGAATTCCAGGCAAGGCGAACTTTCCAGGCAAGGCGAACTCGGCGACTTCCTACGGTCGCGGCGGGACCGACTGACGCCGAAGGCGGTCGGCCTGCCGGACGGGCGACGGCGACGGACGCCGGGGCTGCGGCGGGAGGAGGTGGCTGATCTCGCCGGGATCGGCGTCGACTGGTACATCCGCCTCGAGCAGGGCCGCTCCGTTAGTCCGTCCGCGGCGACGATCAATGCGCTGGCCCGTGCGCTGCGGCTTTCAAAAGCCGAGCACCGGCACCTGAAAGAATTGACGGAAACGACCGACCGGCGCGCCTTCGTCCGTGAGACCGTTCCACCGGCGGTCCGGCGCACCGTCGAGCGGTTGAACCTGCCGGCCTATATCACCGGCCGGCGCTGGGACGTGCTGGCCTGGAACGAGGCCGCCGACGAAATCTTCGGCTTCAGCCAGATCGCCGACGCCGATCGCAACAGCCTCATTACCGTGCTGACCAAGCCCGCCTCACGGCGGCTGTTCGGGACGTCATGGACCGACGTGGCGAGGCGCATGGTCGCCCAGTTCCGGGCCACCCATGATCTATGGGCCGGCGATCCGGCCTTTCGCGATCTCCTGGCGCGCTTGCGTGACGGCTGCCCGGAATTTGCCGGCTGGTGGGAGACCCACGATGTCAGCGGCGTGGCCGCCGGCCACAAATCCATCAGCCATCCCAAAAAGGGGCGGCTCAAGCTGGAATATGTGAGCTTTCAGGCCAACGACGATCCAGCGTTGAAACTGGTGATCTACACCCCGGTCTGA
- a CDS encoding alcohol dehydrogenase catalytic domain-containing protein → MKAAVLKSLGSPLAIEAVPDPVLGTGEVIVDVAASGVLAYANEVLSGARNYLLELPIVFGAGCVGRVRATGPDATRLRPGDWVFCDPTVRSRDNALAPDIMLQGLTGGSEGGLKLQKYFHDGSWAERLRLPTENAIPIGTIDARDAGRWCGLGKFLVPFGGFLAAKLQPGETVLVNGATGSFGSGAVAVALAMGAQCVIATGRNEKALADVAKRFGPRVRTVKMLGSEADDRARIMQAAPGAIDCVLDILPPAASAVQVRTAVLAVRPYGRAVLMGGVGMQGGAGLELPYPWMMRNCITLHGQWMYPPHAVTLMAGLIHSGQVTLDHFDVTAFDLDHANEAVAHAAAKSGPFSLTVIEP, encoded by the coding sequence ATGAAAGCTGCCGTACTGAAATCGCTCGGATCTCCGCTCGCGATCGAAGCTGTGCCCGATCCCGTGCTCGGTACAGGCGAGGTCATCGTCGACGTCGCGGCGAGCGGGGTTCTGGCTTACGCCAACGAAGTTCTCAGCGGCGCCAGGAACTACCTCCTGGAACTGCCTATCGTGTTCGGTGCCGGCTGTGTCGGCCGTGTCCGCGCCACCGGCCCCGATGCGACCCGGCTTCGTCCCGGCGACTGGGTCTTTTGCGATCCGACCGTGCGATCGCGCGACAATGCGCTGGCGCCCGACATCATGTTGCAAGGCCTGACAGGCGGCAGCGAAGGCGGATTGAAGCTGCAGAAATACTTCCACGACGGCTCCTGGGCGGAACGGCTGCGGCTGCCGACGGAGAATGCCATTCCGATCGGCACCATCGATGCCAGGGACGCTGGACGCTGGTGCGGGCTCGGCAAATTTCTGGTGCCCTTTGGCGGCTTTCTCGCCGCCAAGCTGCAGCCCGGCGAAACCGTGCTCGTCAACGGCGCCACCGGAAGTTTCGGCTCGGGGGCCGTCGCCGTCGCGCTCGCGATGGGCGCTCAATGCGTCATCGCGACTGGCCGCAACGAGAAGGCGCTCGCCGACGTCGCTAAGCGGTTCGGCCCTCGTGTTCGAACAGTCAAAATGCTGGGCAGCGAGGCCGACGATCGTGCGCGGATCATGCAAGCCGCGCCTGGCGCGATCGACTGTGTGCTCGACATCCTGCCGCCCGCAGCCTCGGCCGTGCAGGTGCGGACCGCGGTCCTGGCGGTGCGGCCTTACGGGCGCGCGGTGCTGATGGGCGGTGTCGGCATGCAGGGCGGCGCCGGCCTCGAACTGCCCTACCCCTGGATGATGCGAAACTGCATTACCCTGCATGGGCAATGGATGTATCCGCCGCATGCGGTGACGCTGATGGCGGGCCTGATCCACTCAGGCCAGGTGACGCTGGATCATTTCGACGTCACCGCGTTCGATCTCGATCATGCCAACGAAGCGGTGGCGCATGCCGCGGCCAAGAGCGGGCCGTTCAGCCTGACGGTCATCGAGCCGTGA
- a CDS encoding division plane positioning ATPase MipZ: MLVQASQSQSGSAHVVVLGNEKGGSGKSTTALHIAVALMKAGQRVATIDLDCRQQSFTRYIGNRSAWARRTGLGLEIPVHYCIKLGETMQIADNENSEFQQFMEAVSAVERTFDFIVIDTPGSDSYLMRLAHSMADTLVTPINDSFLDFDVLGTVDPATYSVTGESHYAEMVRDVRRKRRQLDGATTDWIVVRNRLSMIGSRNKQLVADSLKDLSLRLGFRSIDGFAERVVYREFFPRGLTALDDIDEATLGTRPSLGHVTAREEVTSLLRQLKLPLDERGRRRAANRAEWFTQVDKPLEMHDIISA, from the coding sequence ATGTTGGTGCAGGCTAGTCAGAGTCAATCCGGTTCGGCCCACGTCGTGGTGCTGGGCAACGAGAAGGGCGGTTCGGGAAAATCCACCACCGCCTTGCACATTGCTGTCGCGCTGATGAAAGCCGGGCAGCGCGTCGCCACCATCGATCTCGACTGCCGCCAGCAGAGTTTCACCCGTTATATTGGCAACCGCAGCGCCTGGGCGCGCCGTACCGGTCTCGGCCTCGAAATTCCCGTGCACTACTGCATCAAGCTCGGCGAGACGATGCAGATTGCCGACAATGAAAACTCCGAGTTCCAGCAATTCATGGAAGCGGTGAGCGCGGTCGAGCGCACCTTCGATTTCATCGTCATCGATACGCCGGGTTCCGACTCCTACCTGATGCGGCTCGCGCATTCGATGGCCGATACGCTGGTGACGCCGATCAACGACAGCTTCCTCGATTTCGACGTGCTTGGCACCGTCGATCCCGCCACCTATTCGGTGACCGGCGAGAGCCATTACGCGGAGATGGTGCGTGACGTCAGGCGCAAGCGTCGCCAGCTTGACGGCGCCACCACGGACTGGATCGTGGTGCGCAACCGTCTGTCGATGATCGGCTCGCGCAACAAGCAACTGGTCGCCGACAGCCTGAAGGATCTTTCGTTACGGCTCGGGTTCCGCTCGATCGATGGCTTCGCCGAACGGGTGGTCTACCGCGAATTCTTCCCGCGCGGGCTTACCGCCCTCGACGACATCGACGAGGCGACGCTCGGCACGCGGCCGAGCCTTGGCCACGTCACGGCCCGCGAGGAAGTCACGAGCCTGCTGCGTCAGCTCAAGCTGCCGCTTGACGAGCGTGGCCGCCGCCGCGCCGCCAACCGCGCCGAGTGGTTCACCCAGGTCGACAAGCCGCTCGAGATGCACGACATCATCAGCGCGTAG
- the panC gene encoding pantoate--beta-alanine ligase — protein sequence MPRSPMVVRTVPALRRALESLRARKAAVALVPTMGALHDGHVSLVRLAKRRAQKVVVSIFVNPTQFAPTEDFGSYPRTWKADVAKLAAEKVDLIWNPDVKAMYPEGFATRIAPEGPAIAGLEDRFRPHFFGGVATVVGKLFTQVRPDVAIFGEKDFQQLRVVTQMAADLDLGVRVVGSRTVRERDGLAMSSRNVYLSPEERQTAPVLYCAMKETAKRLKAGEDFEAAISAGRELVTQAGFVVDYFEGRHAETLAPIASVKDGPVRLLVAAKLGKTRLIDNIGV from the coding sequence ATGCCGCGAAGTCCCATGGTCGTCCGCACCGTTCCCGCCTTGCGCCGCGCGCTCGAAAGCTTGCGCGCCAGAAAGGCGGCAGTCGCGCTGGTGCCAACCATGGGAGCGCTCCATGACGGCCATGTGTCGCTGGTGCGCCTCGCCAAACGTCGTGCCCAAAAAGTCGTCGTCTCGATCTTCGTCAACCCGACACAGTTCGCGCCGACGGAGGATTTCGGTTCCTACCCGCGGACCTGGAAGGCCGACGTTGCAAAACTCGCCGCCGAGAAGGTCGATCTGATCTGGAACCCGGACGTCAAGGCGATGTATCCGGAAGGTTTCGCGACCCGGATCGCGCCGGAGGGACCGGCTATCGCCGGCCTCGAGGACCGCTTCCGGCCGCACTTCTTCGGCGGCGTCGCCACCGTGGTCGGCAAGCTGTTCACGCAGGTCCGGCCGGATGTTGCGATCTTCGGCGAGAAGGATTTCCAGCAATTGCGGGTCGTGACGCAAATGGCTGCCGATCTCGACCTCGGCGTCCGCGTTGTCGGCTCGCGTACGGTGCGGGAACGCGATGGGCTCGCGATGTCGTCGCGCAATGTCTACCTGTCGCCGGAGGAACGGCAGACCGCGCCTGTGCTCTATTGCGCCATGAAGGAAACCGCCAAACGCCTCAAGGCCGGTGAAGATTTCGAGGCCGCGATATCAGCCGGCCGGGAACTGGTTACCCAGGCCGGCTTCGTCGTGGATTACTTCGAAGGCCGACATGCCGAAACGCTGGCGCCGATCGCCTCGGTGAAAGACGGACCGGTGCGGCTTCTGGTGGCGGCCAAGCTTGGCAAGACCCGGCTGATCGACAATATCGGAGTCTAG
- a CDS encoding IS481 family transposase, translating into MNVHKNAPLTPKGREAMVRGVVEGGLSQADAACQFNTTPKTVAKWVKRFRAEGVDGLRDRSSRPHSSPSQTLPATRAAVETLRRQRHTGKQIAAEVGVSPATVSRILRRLGLSRIRDLEPAEPVRRYEREQPGELIHIDIKKLGRFVRPGHRITHDRQKGESRGAGHEFVHVAIDDASRLAFSQIRRDQKKESAIAFLTEAVTYYRSLGMKVTGIMTDNGSCYRAKAFARACRKLGLTHIFTRPYRPQTNGKAERFIQTSLREWAYARAYDTSDQRAKDLPIWLHYYNWHRPHGSLQAKPPISRLGLPADDLLRFHT; encoded by the coding sequence ATGAACGTCCACAAGAATGCGCCTTTGACGCCCAAAGGTCGAGAGGCGATGGTGCGAGGTGTGGTCGAGGGTGGGCTGAGCCAGGCCGACGCGGCTTGCCAGTTCAACACGACACCCAAAACAGTCGCCAAGTGGGTCAAGCGGTTCCGCGCAGAAGGTGTCGATGGGTTGCGCGACCGCTCGTCGCGACCTCATTCATCGCCAAGCCAAACCCTGCCTGCCACGCGCGCCGCCGTCGAGACGTTGCGCCGGCAGCGCCACACCGGCAAGCAAATCGCAGCCGAGGTTGGAGTGTCACCGGCCACCGTCAGCCGCATCCTTCGCCGCTTGGGATTAAGCCGGATACGCGATCTGGAGCCGGCCGAGCCGGTACGGCGCTACGAGCGCGAACAGCCCGGCGAGCTCATCCATATCGACATCAAGAAGCTCGGCAGGTTCGTCAGACCAGGCCACCGCATCACCCATGATCGCCAGAAGGGCGAAAGCCGCGGCGCCGGCCACGAGTTCGTCCACGTCGCCATCGACGATGCCTCGCGCCTGGCCTTCTCCCAGATCCGGCGGGATCAGAAGAAGGAGAGCGCCATCGCCTTCCTCACGGAGGCCGTCACTTACTACCGCAGCCTCGGCATGAAGGTCACCGGCATCATGACCGACAACGGCTCCTGCTACCGTGCCAAGGCCTTCGCCAGAGCGTGCAGGAAGCTCGGCCTCACGCACATCTTCACCAGACCCTACAGGCCGCAAACAAACGGCAAGGCCGAGCGCTTCATCCAGACGTCGCTGCGCGAGTGGGCCTATGCTCGCGCCTATGACACCTCAGACCAGCGGGCCAAAGACCTGCCGATCTGGCTTCATTACTACAACTGGCATCGACCACACGGCAGCCTGCAAGCCAAACCGCCCATCAGCCGCCTCGGCCTCCCGGCGGACGACCTGTTGAGATTCCACACCTAA
- a CDS encoding DUF1489 family protein has protein sequence MALHILKLAVGCESVKELRGWVAERMATAKKKGLPLRHVHVTRMTPKRDEEILAGGSLYWVIKGEIAAREKIIAIEPFRDKDGIGRCRLVMQPKVIAVSPRPMRPFQGWRYLAEDAAPADLTKSSAASVAAMPEPMRRELRDLGLL, from the coding sequence ATGGCGCTTCATATTCTCAAGCTTGCGGTCGGTTGCGAGTCCGTCAAGGAACTCCGCGGCTGGGTTGCCGAACGGATGGCGACGGCCAAGAAAAAGGGCCTGCCGCTTCGGCACGTCCACGTCACCCGGATGACACCGAAGCGGGACGAGGAAATCCTGGCCGGCGGCTCGCTTTATTGGGTGATCAAGGGCGAAATCGCCGCGCGCGAAAAGATTATCGCGATCGAACCGTTCCGCGACAAGGACGGCATCGGACGTTGCCGCCTGGTGATGCAGCCGAAGGTGATTGCCGTGTCGCCGCGGCCGATGCGGCCGTTCCAGGGCTGGCGCTATCTGGCCGAGGACGCTGCCCCTGCCGACCTGACCAAATCCTCCGCCGCCAGCGTCGCCGCGATGCCGGAACCGATGCGCCGCGAATTGCGCGATCTCGGACTGCTCTAG